From Streptomyces griseorubiginosus, one genomic window encodes:
- a CDS encoding serine/threonine-protein kinase produces MSEEPGGDRVIAGRYRLLSPLGEGGMGTVWRARDEVLHREVAVKEVRAPHGLAASEVERLYARLEREAWAAARVANRNVVTVYDVATEDGRPWIVMELVRGVSLAELLDAEGPLSPQRTAHIGAEVLSALRAAHEAGVLHRDVKPANVLLSNDGRVVLTDFGIAQVEGSSALTMTGEVIGSPEFLAPERALGRTPGPESDLWSLGVLLYAAVEGNSPFRQNTPLSTLRAIVDEELPPPYRAGPLTPVIEGLLVKDPAQRLPAERAEQELRIIAAGGTPRADAVQAGPYAPTVAAPFPQEPPTAPYRPAPTPTSTPTTTATAPERNRRAGVVLVAGVLALALAIAGLTYALLNRDNGDKDGETAKDTAPAVSSPASTTPDQTAEESPTPSESESTTSAPPPQSVSVSLSGSNTDYTGACPPDRSAAPSFTATLTVGRLPATVTYRWVSKNGSVNGNWKTLTFSAGGGKTQQDRRFVTTQDDSGTFEDTISVEVRDPVEETSNSVPFSLTCVTETPSGSDEASSTASP; encoded by the coding sequence GTGTCCGAAGAACCGGGCGGTGACCGAGTGATCGCGGGCCGCTACCGCCTGCTGTCCCCGCTCGGCGAGGGCGGCATGGGAACCGTGTGGCGCGCCCGCGACGAGGTGCTGCACCGCGAGGTCGCCGTCAAGGAGGTACGCGCGCCGCACGGGCTGGCGGCCTCCGAGGTCGAGCGGTTGTACGCCCGCCTGGAGCGCGAGGCGTGGGCGGCGGCCCGGGTCGCCAACCGCAATGTGGTGACGGTGTACGACGTGGCCACCGAGGACGGCCGCCCGTGGATCGTGATGGAGCTGGTGCGCGGTGTCTCGCTCGCCGAACTCCTGGACGCGGAGGGCCCGCTCAGCCCACAGCGGACCGCGCACATCGGCGCCGAGGTGCTCTCCGCGCTGCGTGCCGCGCACGAGGCCGGGGTCCTGCACCGGGACGTGAAGCCGGCCAACGTGCTGCTGTCGAACGACGGCCGGGTGGTGCTCACCGACTTCGGCATCGCCCAGGTCGAGGGCAGCTCGGCGCTGACGATGACCGGCGAGGTCATCGGCTCGCCCGAGTTCCTCGCCCCGGAGCGGGCACTGGGCCGCACCCCGGGCCCGGAGTCCGACCTGTGGTCGCTGGGCGTGCTGCTGTACGCCGCCGTGGAGGGGAACTCCCCCTTCCGGCAGAACACCCCGCTGAGCACCCTGCGTGCGATCGTGGACGAGGAGCTGCCGCCGCCGTACCGGGCCGGTCCGCTCACCCCGGTCATCGAGGGTCTGCTGGTCAAGGATCCGGCCCAGCGGCTGCCGGCCGAGCGCGCCGAGCAGGAGCTGCGGATCATCGCGGCCGGGGGCACGCCCCGGGCGGACGCCGTGCAGGCGGGGCCGTACGCCCCGACGGTGGCGGCGCCGTTCCCGCAGGAGCCGCCGACCGCCCCCTACCGGCCCGCGCCCACCCCGACCTCCACTCCCACCACCACCGCCACGGCCCCCGAGCGCAACCGTCGCGCGGGAGTGGTCCTGGTCGCGGGGGTGCTCGCACTCGCGCTGGCGATCGCGGGGCTGACGTACGCGCTGCTGAACCGTGACAACGGCGACAAGGACGGGGAGACCGCCAAGGACACCGCTCCGGCGGTGAGTTCGCCCGCGTCGACCACCCCGGACCAGACGGCTGAGGAGAGCCCGACCCCGAGCGAGAGCGAGAGCACCACCAGCGCGCCCCCGCCGCAGTCGGTGAGCGTCTCCCTGAGCGGTTCGAACACCGACTACACGGGCGCCTGCCCGCCGGACAGGTCGGCGGCCCCCAGCTTCACGGCCACCCTGACGGTCGGCCGCCTCCCGGCGACGGTGACGTACCGCTGGGTGTCGAAGAACGGCTCGGTGAACGGCAACTGGAAGACGCTGACGTTCTCCGCCGGGGGCGGGAAGACCCAGCAGGACCGGCGGTTCGTCACCACGCAGGACGACAGCGGGACGTTCGAGGACACCATCAGCGTGGAGGTCCGCGACCCGGTCGAGGAGACGTCCAACTCGGTCCCCTTCTCCCTCACTTGCGTGACGGAGACCCCGTCCGGCAGCGACGAGGCCTCCTCCACCGCTTCCCCGTGA
- a CDS encoding tetratricopeptide repeat protein — protein sequence MSGSTTDSAPEDEQSGSSETVEPSADAEDAKVAAVRRVSAAGRRWRAAQLAGCAALLAVALTGGSIAFGALRDGGTATVASSSSALSPGLMARGDLDASIKAIQAHLRTQPKDFGSWATLGLAYVEQARTKGDPSRYPQAEQALKKSLELKADNEQGLAGLGALAAARHDFKGALAYADRTLKQNPYDERALSSRIDALVELGRYDEASKAADLADERRPGIPVFTRYAYVHELRGDVGTARDVLEQALSTATTPGDIAYVATALGQLAWNQGDYATALTDYARALAADDTYLPALEGRARAQAASGDRAAAIKGMEAVVARYPLPGPLVELGELYEDRGGDGDKARASDQYALVDAWIALARANGVNADLDTALAAADHGDKASALRAARAEWARRHTVHTADALAWALHVNGRDEEALPYARQATATGYRNASFRYHRGIIELATGDEKAARTHLTSALKLNPGFSPLGAREARKALKEMAR from the coding sequence ATGTCCGGGTCTACGACCGACAGCGCACCCGAGGACGAGCAGAGCGGTTCGTCGGAGACCGTGGAGCCCTCAGCTGACGCCGAGGACGCGAAGGTCGCCGCCGTGCGGCGGGTCTCCGCGGCCGGGCGGCGGTGGCGGGCCGCTCAACTCGCCGGGTGTGCGGCTCTGTTGGCCGTCGCACTGACCGGGGGGTCGATCGCCTTCGGTGCGCTGCGGGACGGCGGTACCGCCACCGTCGCCAGTTCGTCGTCGGCTCTCTCGCCCGGGCTCATGGCCAGGGGTGACCTCGACGCGAGCATCAAGGCGATCCAGGCCCATCTGCGCACGCAGCCCAAGGACTTCGGCAGCTGGGCCACGCTCGGGCTCGCCTACGTCGAGCAGGCGCGGACCAAGGGTGACCCCTCGCGGTATCCGCAGGCCGAGCAAGCCCTCAAGAAATCACTGGAGTTGAAGGCGGACAACGAGCAGGGCCTCGCCGGTCTCGGCGCGCTCGCCGCCGCCCGGCACGACTTCAAGGGCGCCCTCGCCTACGCCGACCGGACCCTGAAGCAGAACCCCTACGACGAGCGCGCCCTGTCCTCCCGGATCGACGCCCTCGTCGAACTCGGCCGCTACGACGAGGCGTCGAAGGCCGCCGACCTCGCGGACGAACGGCGGCCCGGCATCCCGGTGTTCACCCGCTACGCGTACGTCCACGAGCTGCGCGGTGACGTCGGTACGGCTCGCGATGTCCTGGAGCAGGCCCTGTCCACCGCGACCACCCCCGGCGACATCGCGTACGTGGCCACCGCGCTGGGCCAACTCGCATGGAACCAGGGCGACTACGCCACGGCCCTGACCGACTACGCCCGCGCTCTCGCCGCCGACGACACCTACCTCCCCGCCCTGGAGGGCAGGGCGCGCGCCCAGGCCGCGAGCGGTGACCGGGCCGCCGCGATCAAGGGCATGGAGGCTGTCGTAGCGCGGTATCCGCTGCCCGGTCCGCTCGTCGAACTCGGTGAGCTGTACGAGGACCGGGGTGGCGACGGGGACAAGGCCAGGGCAAGCGACCAGTACGCGCTCGTCGACGCCTGGATCGCCCTCGCCCGGGCCAACGGCGTCAACGCCGACCTCGACACCGCGCTGGCCGCCGCCGACCACGGCGACAAGGCCTCCGCCCTGCGCGCCGCCCGCGCCGAGTGGGCCCGCCGGCACACCGTGCACACCGCGGACGCGCTGGCGTGGGCCCTGCACGTCAACGGCCGGGACGAGGAGGCCCTGCCGTACGCCCGGCAGGCCACCGCCACCGGCTACCGCAACGCCTCCTTCCGCTACCACCGCGGGATCATCGAGCTCGCCACGGGTGACGAGAAGGCGGCCAGGACCCACCTCACCTCCGCCCTGAAGCTGAACCCCGGCTTCTCCCCGCTCGGTGCCCGCGAGGCCCGCAAGGCACTGAAGGAGATGGCCCGTTGA
- a CDS encoding DUF4331 domain-containing protein has protein sequence MTPISRSGSGRRSLATLVCGALAAGGLAAAGVATLEPGAASASSHREAPLISGTPQYDNTDVYAFVSPDKPDSTTIIANWIPFEDPSGGPNFYQFAEDAQYDIHIDHNGDGQGDLLYRFTFKTHVKNKKTFLYNTGAVDSLDDPDLNVTQTYDIELFRLKNQKVQYKTKVADDIPVAPSNVGKASMPNYEKLRDQAVYKLPGDATAFAGQADDPFFLDLRVFDLLYGGNLSEVGNDTLKGYNVNSIALQVPTDMITESSHQPVVGIWSTTQRRNAQGYYSQVSRLGNPLVNEVVNPLKDKDKFNASSPWEDGQFLKNVTNPELPKLIEAIYKIPAPKEPRNDLVDVFLKGVKGLNQPPHVRPAEELRLNTSIKPTDSPKRLGVLDGDNAGFPNGRRLTDDVIDASLQVVEGELVGSKNDLGDAVDKNDKDFEKSFPYLALPTEGSRGPLAKGTSGGNDVRNQLGDALSPAGASGSNNTTLIAGSAGAGAAGIVLIGAALMWWRRMRRRAY, from the coding sequence ATGACACCTATCTCCAGGAGCGGCTCGGGACGCAGGAGCCTCGCGACCCTCGTATGTGGTGCGCTGGCCGCCGGGGGGCTCGCAGCCGCCGGCGTGGCCACGCTGGAACCTGGGGCGGCCTCCGCCTCAAGTCACCGGGAGGCCCCGCTGATCTCGGGCACCCCGCAGTACGACAACACCGACGTGTACGCGTTCGTCAGCCCCGACAAGCCGGACTCGACGACGATCATCGCGAACTGGATCCCCTTCGAGGACCCGTCGGGCGGCCCGAACTTCTACCAGTTCGCCGAGGACGCCCAGTACGACATCCACATCGACCACAACGGCGACGGACAGGGCGACCTGCTGTACCGCTTCACGTTCAAGACGCATGTGAAGAACAAGAAGACGTTCCTGTACAACACGGGTGCGGTCGACAGCCTCGACGACCCGGACCTGAACGTCACGCAGACGTACGACATCGAGCTGTTCCGGCTGAAGAACCAGAAGGTGCAGTACAAGACGAAGGTCGCCGACGACATCCCGGTGGCGCCGTCGAACGTCGGCAAGGCGTCCATGCCGAACTACGAGAAGCTGCGCGACCAGGCGGTCTACAAGCTTCCCGGTGACGCGACGGCGTTCGCCGGCCAGGCCGACGACCCGTTCTTCCTGGACCTGCGCGTCTTCGACCTGCTGTACGGCGGGAACCTGAGCGAGGTCGGCAACGACACGCTCAAGGGCTACAACGTCAACTCGATCGCCCTCCAGGTCCCGACGGACATGATCACCGAGTCCTCGCACCAGCCGGTCGTGGGCATCTGGTCGACGACCCAGCGCCGGAACGCGCAGGGGTACTACTCCCAGGTCTCGCGGCTGGGCAACCCGCTCGTCAACGAGGTCGTCAACCCGCTCAAGGACAAGGACAAGTTCAACGCGTCCTCGCCGTGGGAGGACGGGCAGTTCCTGAAGAACGTGACCAACCCCGAACTGCCGAAGCTCATCGAGGCGATCTACAAGATCCCGGCCCCGAAGGAGCCTCGCAACGACCTCGTGGACGTGTTCCTCAAGGGTGTGAAGGGGCTGAACCAGCCGCCCCACGTGCGGCCCGCGGAGGAGCTGCGCCTCAACACGTCCATCAAGCCCACCGATTCTCCGAAGCGGCTCGGTGTGCTTGATGGCGACAACGCCGGGTTCCCGAACGGGCGCCGCCTGACCGACGACGTGATCGACGCGTCGCTCCAGGTCGTCGAGGGTGAGCTGGTCGGGTCCAAGAACGACCTGGGTGACGCGGTCGACAAGAACGACAAGGACTTCGAGAAGTCCTTCCCGTACCTGGCGCTGCCGACGGAGGGTTCTCGCGGGCCGCTGGCCAAGGGCACGTCCGGTGGGAACGACGTCCGTAACCAGCTCGGGGACGCGCTGTCGCCGGCCGGTGCCTCCGGGTCGAACAACACGACGCTGATCGCCGGGTCCGCGGGCGCCGGTGCGGCGGGGATCGTGCTGATCGGGGCGGCGCTGATGTGGTGGCGGCGTATGCGGAGGCGTGCCTACTGA
- a CDS encoding S8 family peptidase — translation MAQLRSKKFRFAAITTLATTALVGGLTALPAEAAPAEGTVLAAGSPTAVKDSYIVTLKKNAGFKASSSEGKGLIKEYGGTVGKTFGSALNGYTATLSATEAKRLAADPSVAAVEQNQKVHLADTTQSSAPWGLDRIDQAALPLSGTYTYPDTAGSGVTAYVIDTGVRITHTQISGRASYGYDAVDGDTTAADGNGHGTHVATTIAGSTYGVAKKAKIVAVRVLDNAGSGTTAGVIAGVDWVTNNHSGPSVANLSLGGGASTTLDTAVRNSIASGVTYAVAAGNSSANASSYSPARVTEAITVGATTSTDARASYSNYGSVLDIFAPGSSITAGWYTSDTATNTISGTSMATPHVAGAAAVYLAGHTSATPAQVATALVGGATSNAVTSPGTGSPNKLLKLVR, via the coding sequence ATGGCACAACTGCGTAGCAAGAAGTTCCGGTTCGCCGCGATAACCACCCTGGCGACCACCGCCCTCGTCGGCGGACTCACCGCCCTGCCCGCCGAGGCCGCCCCGGCCGAGGGCACGGTCCTCGCCGCCGGCTCCCCCACGGCCGTCAAGGACAGCTACATCGTCACGCTCAAGAAGAACGCGGGCTTCAAGGCCTCGTCCAGCGAGGGCAAGGGGCTCATCAAGGAGTACGGCGGGACCGTCGGGAAGACCTTCGGCTCCGCGCTCAACGGCTACACCGCCACGCTCTCCGCGACCGAGGCGAAGAGACTCGCCGCCGACCCGTCGGTGGCCGCCGTGGAGCAGAACCAGAAGGTCCACCTGGCCGACACCACCCAGTCCAGCGCCCCCTGGGGCCTGGACCGCATCGACCAGGCCGCGCTCCCGCTCTCCGGCACCTACACCTACCCGGACACCGCGGGCAGCGGCGTCACGGCGTATGTCATCGACACCGGTGTCCGCATCACCCACACCCAGATCAGCGGACGCGCCTCCTACGGCTACGACGCGGTCGACGGCGACACCACCGCCGCCGACGGCAACGGCCACGGCACCCATGTGGCCACCACGATCGCGGGGTCCACCTACGGCGTCGCCAAGAAGGCGAAGATCGTGGCGGTGCGCGTGCTCGACAACGCCGGCTCCGGCACCACCGCGGGCGTCATCGCCGGCGTCGACTGGGTGACCAACAACCACTCCGGTCCCTCGGTCGCCAACCTCTCGCTCGGCGGCGGCGCGTCCACCACCCTGGACACCGCCGTCCGCAACTCCATCGCGAGCGGTGTCACCTACGCCGTCGCGGCGGGCAACAGCAGCGCCAACGCCTCCTCGTACTCCCCGGCGCGCGTCACCGAGGCGATCACCGTCGGTGCCACCACCAGCACCGACGCCCGGGCCAGCTACTCCAACTACGGCTCGGTGCTCGACATCTTCGCCCCCGGCTCCTCCATCACGGCGGGCTGGTACACCAGCGACACCGCCACCAACACCATCTCCGGTACGTCGATGGCGACCCCGCACGTCGCGGGCGCGGCCGCGGTATACCTCGCCGGACACACCTCGGCCACCCCGGCCCAGGTCGCCACGGCCCTGGTGGGCGGCGCCACGTCCAACGCGGTCACCAGCCCGGGCACCGGCTCGCCCAACAAGCTCCTCAAGCTCGTCCGGTAG
- a CDS encoding sigma-70 family RNA polymerase sigma factor, whose amino-acid sequence MEADELLVLVAGGDQKAFEELYGLVAGPVFGLVRRVVRDPAQSEEVSQEVLLETWRSAARFDPRRGSALSWILTLAHRRAVDRVRSARAAGEREQREAHRAHHTAFDQVTEEVEAGLEREWVRRCLERLTELQRQSVTLAYYDGYTYREVAERLSLPLGTVKTRMRDGLTRLRECLGGVA is encoded by the coding sequence TTGGAAGCGGACGAGCTTCTGGTGCTCGTGGCGGGAGGGGACCAGAAGGCATTCGAGGAGCTCTACGGGCTCGTCGCCGGGCCGGTGTTCGGACTCGTACGGCGGGTGGTGCGTGATCCGGCGCAGTCGGAGGAGGTGTCGCAGGAAGTGCTGTTGGAGACCTGGCGGTCCGCCGCGCGGTTCGACCCCCGTCGGGGCAGCGCGCTGTCCTGGATCCTCACCCTCGCGCACCGCCGTGCCGTCGACCGGGTGCGCAGCGCCCGCGCGGCCGGTGAGCGCGAGCAGCGTGAGGCGCACCGGGCCCACCACACCGCGTTCGACCAGGTGACCGAGGAGGTCGAGGCCGGTCTCGAACGCGAGTGGGTGCGCCGGTGCCTGGAGCGTCTCACCGAACTCCAGCGCCAGTCGGTCACCCTCGCCTATTACGACGGGTACACCTACCGTGAAGTGGCTGAGCGGCTGTCCTTGCCGCTGGGAACGGTGAAGACGCGCATGCGTGACGGACTGACCCGCTTGCGGGAGTGCCTGGGAGGTGTGGCGTGA
- a CDS encoding sulfite exporter TauE/SafE family protein, producing the protein MKLRRLFVSLPAVLTAACALALLPSSSASAHPLGNFTVNRYDGLVAAPGQLRVDHVEDLAEIPATQVKPDLERLGTAAWAAQRCRTAAEGAKVTVDGRTVALTVKNSHARVRPGQAGLNTLRVECRLTAPLPKDAPVALGFHSAGSDSGPGWREITARGDRTTLTGSDVPTTSISKELTTYPQELLSSPADTVTASVRVRPGGPALAEERTDAPAASVLPRGADRWTRALDSLVARHDLTVGFAALALLIAVFLGAMHALAPGHGKTLMAAVAAARGGRARMKDVLPLAASVTVTHTLGVVALGLLVAAGSTAAPSVIAWLGIASGLMVTAAGVTLLRRALRNRHHGHPHPHPHPHSHGPDHDHPHPHGPSDHTHEHEEAEERPLVLVAAHAEPAPAKARAHAHTPVHAHTPAHAHTPAHTHDHHHDHGHTHDHDHPHPHNHSLEHTHGGFTHTHAVAPTVRGTILLGFAGGLVPSPSAVVVLVGAAALGQAWFGLLLVVAYGVGLALTLTAAGFAVVRLGSGVTRVLDRRPRLAASPLTALVRRTAPLMSAFVVVALGAGLVLKGAASALG; encoded by the coding sequence TTGAAGCTCCGCCGTCTGTTCGTGTCCCTCCCGGCCGTCCTGACGGCGGCTTGTGCGCTCGCGCTGCTCCCTTCCAGCAGCGCGAGCGCCCACCCTCTCGGCAACTTCACCGTCAACCGCTACGACGGTCTCGTGGCCGCCCCCGGTCAGCTCCGGGTCGACCATGTCGAGGACCTCGCCGAGATCCCGGCCACCCAGGTCAAACCGGACCTCGAGAGGCTCGGCACGGCCGCGTGGGCCGCTCAGCGCTGCCGTACGGCTGCCGAGGGCGCCAAGGTCACCGTCGACGGCCGTACGGTCGCGCTCACCGTGAAGAACAGCCACGCGCGCGTGCGCCCCGGGCAGGCCGGCCTGAACACCCTGCGCGTGGAGTGCCGGCTGACCGCCCCGCTGCCGAAGGACGCCCCCGTCGCCCTCGGCTTCCACAGCGCGGGCAGCGACTCCGGCCCCGGCTGGCGGGAGATCACCGCGCGCGGCGACCGGACGACGCTCACGGGGTCGGACGTGCCCACCACGTCGATCTCGAAGGAACTGACCACATATCCGCAGGAGTTGCTGTCCTCCCCCGCCGACACCGTCACCGCCTCCGTGCGCGTACGGCCCGGTGGACCGGCGCTCGCCGAGGAGCGGACGGACGCCCCCGCCGCCTCCGTGCTGCCCCGCGGCGCCGACCGCTGGACCCGCGCCCTGGACTCCCTGGTCGCCCGTCACGACCTCACCGTCGGTTTCGCGGCGCTCGCCCTGCTCATCGCCGTCTTCCTAGGCGCGATGCACGCGCTCGCCCCGGGCCACGGCAAGACCCTGATGGCGGCGGTGGCCGCGGCCCGCGGCGGCCGGGCCCGGATGAAGGACGTGCTGCCGCTGGCCGCGTCCGTGACGGTGACCCACACCCTGGGCGTGGTCGCGCTGGGCCTGCTGGTCGCGGCCGGTTCGACGGCGGCCCCCTCGGTGATCGCCTGGCTGGGCATCGCGAGCGGCCTCATGGTGACCGCGGCGGGCGTGACCCTGCTGCGCCGGGCCCTCCGCAACCGCCACCACGGGCATCCGCACCCGCACCCGCACCCGCACAGCCATGGGCCCGACCACGACCACCCGCACCCCCACGGACCGAGCGACCACACCCACGAGCACGAAGAGGCCGAGGAACGCCCCCTCGTGCTGGTCGCCGCCCACGCGGAACCGGCCCCCGCCAAGGCCCGCGCCCACGCGCACACGCCGGTCCACGCGCACACGCCGGCCCACGCGCACACGCCGGCCCACACCCACGACCACCATCACGACCACGGTCACACCCACGACCACGACCACCCGCACCCCCACAACCACTCCCTCGAACACACCCACGGCGGCTTCACCCACACCCACGCCGTCGCCCCCACCGTCCGCGGCACGATCCTGCTCGGTTTCGCCGGCGGGCTCGTGCCCAGTCCCTCCGCCGTCGTCGTGCTCGTCGGCGCGGCAGCGCTCGGGCAGGCCTGGTTCGGGCTGCTGCTCGTGGTGGCGTACGGCGTCGGGCTCGCCCTGACCCTGACCGCGGCCGGATTCGCCGTCGTCAGGCTGGGTAGCGGAGTAACCCGGGTGCTGGACCGGCGCCCCCGCCTGGCGGCGAGCCCGCTGACGGCGCTGGTGCGCAGGACGGCACCGCTGATGTCCGCGTTCGTCGTCGTGGCCCTTGGGGCGGGTTTGGTGCTCAAGGGGGCGGCATCCGCACTCGGCTGA
- a CDS encoding GNAT family N-acetyltransferase: protein MDISVYRPGELSGADRAAWTALQSKAHLQGSPGLANPFLSPEFALAVGRCRRGVRIAVVRERGEPAAFFPFQRTAAGVGRAVGLGISDAQGVVHRPGFTWDARELLRACGLAVLEFDHLVEGQGPFETGTAKGFPSPVMDIDQGYETYLAQLRERSPKFTRTTLAKERRLLRAASEVRYVHDERDPAVLRTLMDWKSAQYRRTGRSDRFAHEWIADLVQQLFHTRSEPFAGILSVLYADGKPVAAHFGLRTERVLACWFPAYDPEYAKYSPGLILHLRMAEAAAADGVAYLDLGRGQKEYKDSLKTRELTVSEGWVTRRHPVAVGHRARRAPARALRNAVVTRPELFEPADRLLKKMGKIRSGATVTVKPTKT from the coding sequence GTGGACATCAGCGTGTACCGCCCCGGCGAGCTCAGTGGCGCCGACCGGGCGGCGTGGACGGCTCTGCAGTCCAAGGCCCATCTCCAGGGCTCGCCCGGCCTGGCCAACCCGTTCCTGTCCCCCGAGTTCGCGCTCGCGGTGGGCCGGTGCAGGCGGGGCGTGCGGATCGCGGTCGTACGGGAGCGGGGCGAGCCCGCCGCGTTCTTCCCGTTCCAGCGGACCGCGGCCGGTGTCGGCCGGGCCGTCGGTCTCGGCATCTCGGACGCCCAGGGGGTGGTCCACCGGCCCGGATTCACCTGGGACGCCCGGGAGTTGTTACGGGCCTGCGGACTCGCCGTCCTCGAGTTCGACCATCTGGTGGAGGGCCAGGGGCCGTTCGAGACGGGGACCGCCAAGGGCTTCCCCTCCCCCGTCATGGACATCGACCAGGGCTACGAGACCTATCTCGCCCAACTGCGGGAACGCTCACCGAAGTTCACCCGCACCACCCTCGCCAAGGAACGCCGGCTCCTGCGGGCCGCGAGCGAGGTGCGCTACGTTCACGACGAGCGCGATCCCGCCGTCCTGCGCACCCTGATGGACTGGAAGTCCGCCCAGTACCGCAGGACCGGCCGCAGCGACCGCTTCGCGCACGAGTGGATCGCCGACCTCGTCCAGCAGCTGTTCCACACCCGCTCGGAGCCGTTCGCGGGGATCCTCTCGGTGCTGTACGCCGACGGGAAGCCGGTCGCCGCCCACTTCGGGCTGCGCACCGAGCGCGTCCTCGCCTGCTGGTTCCCGGCGTACGACCCGGAGTACGCGAAGTACTCCCCCGGCCTGATCCTGCATCTGCGCATGGCGGAGGCGGCCGCCGCCGACGGCGTCGCGTACCTCGACCTGGGCCGGGGGCAGAAGGAGTACAAGGACTCCCTGAAGACACGGGAACTGACCGTGTCGGAGGGGTGGGTGACCCGCCGGCACCCGGTCGCGGTGGGACACCGCGCCCGCCGGGCTCCGGCGCGCGCACTGCGCAACGCCGTGGTGACACGGCCGGAGCTGTTCGAACCGGCCGACCGGCTACTGAAGAAAATGGGAAAGATCCGTTCGGGGGCGACTGTAACGGTCAAACCAACAAAAACGTGA
- a CDS encoding glycosyltransferase family 2 protein: MSSVLRPATTGQDAPVAGQYRPISTHLAIAPPVSVVIPAMNEAENLPYVFKTLPDWIHEVVLVDGNSTDDTVAVARELWPEVKVVKQHGKGKGDALITGFEACTGDIVVMIDADGSADGNEIVSYVSALVSGADFAKGSRFANGGGTDDMTFIRKLGNWALCTIVNRKFGARYTDLCYGYNAFWRHCLDKIDLDCTGFEVETLMNIRVVKAGLKVQEIPSYEYLRIHGASNLRAVRDGFRVLRVILGERSNRRALRRRTHHSPLLDSRRGEVS; encoded by the coding sequence ATGAGTTCAGTTCTGCGCCCGGCGACTACGGGCCAGGATGCGCCAGTAGCCGGCCAGTACCGACCGATCTCCACTCATCTGGCCATAGCGCCACCGGTGAGCGTGGTCATACCCGCCATGAACGAGGCGGAGAACCTTCCGTACGTCTTCAAGACCCTGCCCGACTGGATCCACGAAGTGGTCCTGGTGGACGGCAACTCCACGGACGACACCGTCGCGGTGGCCCGCGAGCTGTGGCCCGAGGTGAAGGTCGTGAAACAGCACGGCAAGGGCAAGGGGGACGCCCTGATCACCGGCTTCGAGGCCTGCACCGGTGACATCGTCGTCATGATCGACGCGGACGGCTCCGCCGACGGCAACGAGATCGTCTCCTACGTCTCCGCCCTGGTCTCGGGCGCGGACTTCGCCAAGGGGTCCCGCTTCGCCAACGGCGGCGGCACCGACGACATGACCTTCATCCGCAAGCTCGGCAACTGGGCGCTGTGCACGATCGTCAACCGCAAGTTCGGCGCCCGCTACACGGATCTCTGCTACGGCTACAACGCCTTCTGGCGGCACTGCCTCGACAAGATCGACCTCGACTGCACGGGCTTCGAGGTGGAGACCCTGATGAACATCCGGGTGGTCAAGGCGGGGCTCAAGGTGCAGGAGATCCCGAGCTACGAGTACCTGCGCATCCACGGCGCCAGCAATCTGCGGGCGGTCCGGGACGGCTTCCGGGTGCTCAGGGTGATCCTCGGGGAGCGGTCCAACCGCCGTGCGCTGCGCCGCCGTACCCACCACTCGCCGCTGCTCGACTCGCGCCGGGGAGAGGTGTCTTGA
- a CDS encoding SGNH/GDSL hydrolase family protein: MRRSRFAAYVGSLLLALAAVLTGTGTAHAAEGPYVALGDSYSSGVGAGSYLSSSGDCKRSTKAYPYLWAAAHSPSSFAFTACSGARTGDVLASQLTPLNAATALVSISIGGNDAGFSDVMTTCVLQSDSSCLARINTAKAYVDATLPGQLDNVYSAITSRAPNAHVVVLGYPRFYKLGTTCLGLSETKRKAINDAADYLDTAIAKRAANHGFAWADVRGTFTGHELCSGSAWLHSLNLLNIGESYHPTAAGQSGGYLPVLNSAA, encoded by the coding sequence ATGAGACGTTCCCGATTTGCCGCATACGTCGGCTCACTCCTCCTCGCCCTCGCCGCAGTCCTCACCGGGACAGGCACCGCCCACGCCGCCGAAGGCCCCTACGTGGCCCTCGGGGACTCCTATTCCTCGGGCGTGGGTGCAGGCAGTTACCTCAGTTCGAGCGGTGACTGCAAGCGCAGCACGAAGGCCTACCCCTACCTCTGGGCGGCCGCGCACTCACCCTCGTCGTTCGCTTTCACGGCCTGCTCGGGCGCCCGTACGGGTGATGTTCTGGCGAGTCAGCTGACCCCGCTCAACGCCGCCACCGCCCTCGTCTCGATCAGCATCGGCGGTAACGACGCCGGCTTCTCCGACGTCATGACGACCTGTGTGCTCCAGTCCGACAGCTCCTGCCTGGCCCGGATCAACACCGCGAAGGCGTACGTCGACGCCACGCTCCCGGGCCAACTGGACAACGTCTACTCGGCGATCACGTCCCGGGCCCCCAACGCCCACGTGGTCGTCCTCGGCTACCCCCGCTTCTACAAGCTCGGCACCACCTGCCTCGGCCTCTCCGAGACCAAGCGGAAGGCGATCAACGACGCCGCCGACTACCTCGACACCGCCATCGCCAAGCGGGCCGCGAACCACGGCTTCGCCTGGGCCGACGTCCGTGGCACCTTCACCGGCCACGAACTGTGCTCCGGCAGCGCCTGGCTGCACAGTCTCAACCTGCTCAACATCGGCGAGTCCTACCACCCGACCGCGGCCGGCCAGTCCGGCGGCTACCTCCCGGTCCTGAACAGCGCGGCCTGA